The proteins below come from a single Mesobacillus jeotgali genomic window:
- a CDS encoding alpha/beta hydrolase — protein sequence MAGNYPVLQGAEPFYFEGNSVGILVSHGFTGSTQSMRPLGEAYAAAGYTVCGPRLKGHGTHYEDMEQTTYQDWIASVEEGFQWLKERCDTIFVTGLSMGGTLTLCMAEKYPEIRGIVLINAAIEIPAMEPVLQLEGTRFLDAIGSDIKKPGVTELAYEKTPVQSIKEILPFMKAVKEDLSKVSCPALIFVSDEDHVVPPDNSQTIYDHITSETKEIHHLKESYHVATLDNDQQVIIDKTLDFIKNHL from the coding sequence ATGGCAGGAAACTATCCAGTTCTGCAAGGGGCAGAACCGTTTTATTTTGAAGGGAATTCAGTAGGTATATTGGTATCTCACGGATTTACGGGTTCAACACAGAGTATGCGGCCGCTTGGCGAGGCATATGCGGCTGCAGGATATACCGTTTGCGGACCGCGTTTGAAGGGACACGGCACACACTATGAGGACATGGAGCAAACAACCTATCAGGATTGGATTGCATCTGTTGAAGAAGGGTTTCAGTGGTTAAAAGAGCGTTGTGATACGATTTTTGTAACGGGCCTGTCAATGGGCGGAACACTTACTTTATGTATGGCTGAAAAATATCCAGAAATCAGAGGGATTGTCCTCATCAATGCTGCTATTGAGATACCGGCAATGGAGCCAGTCCTCCAGCTGGAAGGAACAAGATTCCTGGATGCCATTGGATCCGACATCAAGAAGCCGGGGGTAACGGAGCTTGCTTACGAAAAAACCCCGGTTCAATCTATTAAAGAAATATTGCCATTTATGAAAGCCGTAAAAGAAGATTTATCAAAGGTTTCTTGTCCAGCATTAATCTTTGTTTCGGACGAAGACCATGTTGTCCCGCCTGATAATTCGCAAACCATCTATGATCATATCACCTCAGAAACAAAAGAGATCCACCACCTGAAAGAAAGTTACCATGTTGCTACACTGGATAATGACCAGCAAGTGATCATAGATAAAACGCTCGATTTCATTAAAAATCATCTTTAG
- the gndA gene encoding NADP-dependent phosphogluconate dehydrogenase codes for MSKQQIGVIGLAVMGKNLAMNIESRGYSVSVYNRSREKTVEMLEETKGKKIVGTFSIEEFVQSLETPRKILLMVKAGAATDATIEQLKPHLDKGDIIIDGGNTYFADTQRRNQELSELGLHFIGTGVSGGEEGALHGPSIMPGGQKEAYDLVAPIFQDIAAKVNGEACTTYIGPDGAGHYVKMVHNGIEYGDMQLISESYFMLKHVLGLNAEELHKVFAEWNKGELDSYLIEITADIFTKKDDETGKPLVDVILDTAGQKGTGKWTSQSALDLGVPLPIITESVFARFISAMKQERVEASKVLSGPETKPFDGDREAFIESIRKALYLSKICSYAQGFAQMRAASEEYGWDLSYGDIAMIFRGGCIIRAQFLQKNKEAYDRDPALKNLLLDPYFKEIAESYQQSLREIISAAVMNGIPVPSFSAALSYFDSYRTETLPANLIQAQRDYFGAHTYQRIDKEGIFHTEWME; via the coding sequence ATGTCAAAACAGCAAATTGGAGTCATTGGCCTTGCTGTCATGGGGAAAAACCTCGCCATGAATATCGAAAGCAGAGGCTATTCTGTGTCAGTCTATAATCGCTCCCGGGAAAAGACAGTTGAAATGCTTGAAGAAACGAAAGGCAAGAAAATCGTCGGAACTTTTTCCATTGAGGAGTTTGTTCAATCACTAGAAACGCCGCGAAAGATTCTGCTGATGGTTAAAGCTGGGGCAGCGACGGATGCGACAATCGAGCAATTAAAACCGCATCTGGACAAGGGAGATATCATCATTGACGGCGGCAATACATATTTTGCTGATACTCAGCGTCGAAACCAGGAATTGAGCGAGCTTGGGCTTCACTTCATCGGTACTGGAGTTTCCGGTGGGGAGGAGGGTGCACTTCATGGACCTTCCATCATGCCAGGCGGCCAAAAAGAAGCGTATGACCTGGTTGCGCCAATCTTCCAGGATATCGCCGCAAAGGTGAATGGTGAAGCTTGCACAACTTATATTGGTCCAGATGGAGCAGGACATTATGTAAAAATGGTACACAACGGAATCGAATACGGAGACATGCAGCTCATTTCCGAATCCTATTTTATGTTGAAGCATGTTCTTGGCTTAAATGCAGAAGAGCTGCATAAAGTGTTTGCGGAATGGAATAAAGGTGAGCTTGACAGCTACTTGATCGAAATAACGGCTGATATTTTTACGAAGAAAGATGACGAAACGGGAAAACCGCTTGTTGATGTGATTCTTGATACCGCTGGCCAAAAGGGAACTGGTAAATGGACAAGCCAGAGTGCTCTTGACCTTGGAGTACCGCTGCCAATCATCACAGAATCTGTTTTCGCCCGCTTTATCTCCGCCATGAAACAAGAGCGTGTGGAAGCAAGCAAAGTCCTCTCAGGCCCTGAAACGAAGCCGTTCGACGGCGACCGTGAGGCTTTCATTGAATCCATTCGCAAGGCGCTTTACTTGAGCAAAATTTGTTCTTACGCACAAGGCTTCGCGCAAATGAGAGCGGCTTCCGAAGAATATGGCTGGGATTTAAGCTACGGAGATATCGCAATGATCTTCCGTGGCGGGTGCATTATCAGAGCTCAGTTCCTCCAAAAAAACAAGGAAGCTTACGATCGCGACCCAGCACTAAAAAACCTGCTGCTTGATCCATATTTCAAGGAAATCGCAGAGAGCTACCAGCAGTCTTTACGCGAAATTATCTCAGCCGCTGTTATGAACGGTATCCCAGTGCCAAGCTTCTCGGCTGCACTTTCATACTTTGACAGCTACAGAACAGAAACATTGCCGGCCAACCTCATTCAGGCCCAGCGCGATTATTTCGGTGCCCACACCTATCAGCGCATTGATAAAGAAGGAATCTTCCACACTGAGTGGATGGAATAA
- a CDS encoding DNA polymerase IV, translating to MKEMYPKKGKVILHVDMNSFYASVEMAYDPELKGRALAIAGNPEERRGIIVTCSYEARKFGVKTTMPLWEAKKLCPDLIIKKPNFDRYRTASAAMFDILRQYTEVVEPVSIDEGYVDITDCSDLGAPLEIADSIQKRILEQLDLPCSIGVAPNKFLAKTASDMKKPMGITVLRKRDIPRVIWPLEVGEMHGVGTKTADKLKSIGINTIGDLAAANEIQLKGLLGINGIRLRERANGQDNRQVDPDSVYDFKSIGNSTTLPRDISNQHELLKVLDRLSEQVAARMKRKEAVATSISVMIRFKDRKTITRSQKLQNPVSKQDEIAAAAKTLFLKHWNGDPIRLLGITGTDLLEADKAVKQLDLFSYEQDAKKEPLINTMSQLREKYGKSIIESAGSQVKKLPTRENAGAGTSFNKDFLQDRRNDKKDF from the coding sequence ATGAAAGAAATGTATCCAAAAAAGGGCAAAGTCATTTTGCATGTTGATATGAATAGCTTCTATGCGTCAGTAGAAATGGCTTACGACCCTGAATTGAAAGGCCGGGCACTGGCGATTGCCGGCAATCCGGAAGAAAGACGGGGAATAATTGTTACCTGCAGCTATGAAGCGAGGAAATTCGGCGTCAAGACCACAATGCCGTTATGGGAAGCCAAAAAACTTTGCCCGGACTTAATCATAAAAAAACCGAACTTTGACAGATACCGCACAGCATCTGCTGCTATGTTTGATATTTTGCGCCAATACACAGAGGTTGTCGAACCTGTTTCCATTGATGAAGGATATGTGGATATAACGGATTGCTCAGACCTTGGGGCGCCTCTGGAAATCGCAGATAGCATTCAAAAAAGAATTCTTGAGCAGCTTGACTTGCCGTGCAGCATAGGAGTAGCGCCAAATAAGTTCCTGGCTAAAACAGCTTCCGATATGAAAAAGCCAATGGGAATCACCGTCTTAAGAAAGCGTGACATCCCAAGGGTAATCTGGCCGCTAGAGGTCGGGGAAATGCATGGAGTAGGAACAAAAACAGCGGACAAACTAAAAAGTATTGGAATCAATACAATTGGCGACTTAGCGGCAGCAAATGAAATCCAGCTGAAAGGGCTGCTGGGCATCAACGGAATAAGATTGAGAGAAAGAGCTAATGGCCAAGACAACCGCCAGGTAGATCCGGATTCTGTCTACGATTTTAAAAGCATCGGCAATTCGACTACGCTGCCTCGTGATATTTCGAATCAGCATGAACTTCTGAAGGTTCTTGATCGATTGTCAGAGCAAGTAGCAGCAAGGATGAAGAGGAAGGAGGCGGTCGCCACAAGCATTAGTGTGATGATCCGCTTTAAGGACAGGAAGACGATTACCAGGAGCCAGAAGCTGCAGAACCCTGTTTCAAAGCAGGACGAAATAGCCGCGGCCGCCAAAACGCTTTTTCTGAAGCATTGGAATGGAGACCCTATCAGGCTGCTGGGGATCACAGGCACCGATCTGCTCGAAGCGGACAAAGCAGTGAAGCAGCTCGATTTATTTTCTTATGAGCAGGATGCCAAAAAGGAGCCGCTGATCAATACGATGAGCCAGCTGCGTGAGAAATATGGTAAAAGTATCATTGAAAGTGCCGGCTCCCAGGTGAAAAAGCTCCCAACCAGGGAGAATGCCGGTGCTGGGACGAGCTTTAATAAGGATTTCCTCCAGGATCGCAGGAATGATAAAAAAGATTTTTAA
- a CDS encoding methyl-accepting chemotaxis protein yields MQHWSIGRKYASVFAFIMVIFLGSFIYLTTVLSNLQNAIDLAEEKSDYAIMISEMGATFRQKYIIITDYITEPKPELLTLYKTESDQFNNSADKLKNNVKTEEAQTLFNSIVKTDKHMDKIWEDEILKTVEDFKKNGEQVDIFTQISLANKAETIRDMNIDKLNALRTTILDDRTRIMKETHSSIASMIRNTFIIIIIAFIISSVAMYFVSRNISKNLKDVVAYCKKLAAGELNAKALQAKSKDEVGQIILAMNQLSGNLKASISSILASSDQVNEMSRNLKLNAEATTEANNEITTSIMQVASASDEQVKISERTNEAVESVSSQLVEVTGSLKETIHTTTSTKEKIEQGKLYAFNVTEQMDEINGKVTELAKVIHSLKNNSQEIHRIIEIITDISNQTNLLALNAAIEAARAGEHGKGFGVVAQEVRKLAEQSAGAAESIRTILEQTGKETNLAVNVMDESQTTVQKGNELVEKVAEIFTDIARSIEEVSLKGNTASSAVMNANDRMEFMAHAATEVITASSKSAQFLEQVAATTEEQNATMQELLESSSKLSNMAEDLRKSFSSFKL; encoded by the coding sequence ATGCAGCATTGGTCTATTGGCAGAAAGTATGCAAGCGTTTTCGCATTCATAATGGTCATTTTTTTGGGCAGCTTCATCTATTTGACGACTGTTTTATCCAACCTTCAGAATGCGATCGATCTTGCCGAGGAAAAAAGTGATTATGCAATCATGATTAGTGAAATGGGGGCTACATTCCGCCAGAAGTATATCATTATCACAGACTACATAACTGAACCGAAACCGGAGCTTTTGACACTCTATAAAACAGAAAGTGATCAATTTAACAATTCAGCTGACAAGCTTAAAAACAACGTAAAAACAGAGGAAGCCCAAACTTTGTTCAATTCAATTGTCAAAACAGATAAGCATATGGATAAAATCTGGGAAGATGAGATTTTAAAAACTGTAGAAGATTTCAAGAAAAACGGCGAACAGGTTGATATTTTTACCCAGATCAGTCTTGCCAACAAGGCTGAAACAATCCGCGATATGAACATTGATAAGCTGAATGCACTAAGGACAACGATTCTTGATGACCGGACAAGAATCATGAAGGAAACCCATTCATCAATCGCGTCGATGATTCGGAATACATTCATCATTATCATCATCGCGTTCATCATTTCCTCAGTGGCGATGTACTTTGTCTCACGCAATATCAGCAAAAACCTTAAAGATGTGGTTGCTTACTGCAAAAAACTCGCAGCCGGTGAGCTGAATGCTAAGGCATTGCAGGCCAAGAGCAAGGACGAGGTCGGCCAGATTATCTTGGCAATGAATCAATTATCCGGGAATCTTAAAGCCTCCATTTCAAGCATCCTTGCGTCATCTGACCAGGTAAATGAAATGTCAAGGAACCTGAAGCTAAATGCTGAAGCGACAACAGAAGCGAACAATGAAATCACGACATCAATCATGCAAGTTGCTTCTGCCTCTGATGAGCAGGTGAAGATTTCCGAACGCACGAACGAAGCAGTCGAAAGTGTCTCTTCACAATTGGTTGAAGTGACTGGTTCGCTTAAAGAGACGATCCATACGACAACAAGCACGAAGGAAAAAATCGAGCAAGGTAAGCTGTATGCTTTCAATGTCACCGAACAGATGGATGAAATCAATGGAAAGGTCACTGAATTAGCCAAAGTGATTCATTCCCTTAAAAATAATTCTCAGGAAATCCATCGAATCATTGAAATCATTACTGATATTTCAAATCAAACGAACTTACTGGCATTGAATGCCGCGATTGAAGCAGCAAGAGCTGGTGAGCATGGCAAAGGCTTCGGTGTCGTCGCTCAGGAAGTCCGCAAGCTCGCTGAGCAATCAGCTGGTGCTGCAGAGAGTATCCGAACCATCCTTGAGCAGACCGGAAAAGAGACGAACCTTGCAGTGAATGTTATGGATGAAAGTCAGACAACCGTACAAAAAGGCAATGAACTGGTCGAAAAAGTAGCCGAAATTTTCACCGATATCGCCCGATCGATCGAGGAAGTCAGCCTAAAAGGAAATACCGCAAGCAGTGCCGTCATGAATGCTAACGATAGGATGGAGTTCATGGCACATGCTGCAACCGAAGTAATCACCGCCTCTTCCAAGTCGGCACAATTCCTCGAACAGGTAGCTGCCACAACAGAAGAACAAAATGCCACAATGCAGGAGCTGTTGGAATCATCTAGCAAGCTGTCAAACATGGCTGAAGACCTGAGGAAATCATTCTCCAGCTTTAAACTGTAG
- a CDS encoding chemotaxis protein CheW — translation MADSNKTVVFQAGNEEYAFPILYVISIEKMEGMTAIPHMPDYVTGLTKVRGDLIPVIDLEKVLYNRDIQVEDKTRLIVIETSEISVGALVRDAKEILEIPAENIKQPGLVAYQKTRFITGVANFDKRMIMLIDPETLIQSLEGIKEIKEYMKNQKQELHN, via the coding sequence ATGGCTGATAGCAATAAGACGGTTGTATTCCAGGCAGGGAATGAAGAATATGCTTTTCCAATTCTTTATGTCATTTCGATTGAAAAAATGGAAGGGATGACAGCGATTCCGCATATGCCTGATTATGTAACAGGCTTAACAAAAGTAAGGGGAGACTTGATTCCGGTCATTGACTTGGAAAAGGTGCTTTATAATCGGGATATTCAAGTTGAGGACAAAACCAGGCTGATCGTGATAGAAACATCGGAAATTTCAGTAGGGGCCCTGGTGAGGGATGCAAAGGAAATTCTTGAAATTCCTGCGGAAAACATTAAGCAGCCAGGCCTTGTTGCTTATCAGAAGACAAGGTTCATTACCGGTGTGGCCAATTTCGATAAACGCATGATCATGTTAATAGACCCGGAAACATTGATTCAATCACTTGAAGGTATCAAAGAAATAAAGGAATATATGAAAAACCAAAAACAAGAATTACATAACTAA
- a CDS encoding tripeptidase T yields MINHERLLNEFLELVQIDSETKYETEIARVLKKKFEDLGVEVFEDDTTAQTGHGAGNLICTLQGTKEGVDTIYFTSHMDTVVPANGVKPSIKDGYVVTDGTTILGADDKTGLAVMLETVRVLKEQSIPHGTIQFIITVGEESGLVGAKALDSSLVKAKYGYALDSDGKVGNIIVAAPTQAKVAAVIHGKTAHAGVAPEKGVSAITIAAKAVARMPLGRIDEETTANIGRFQGGTQTNIVCDHVEILAEARSLIPEKMEAQVAKMKEAFESAAQEMGGKADVDVQVMYPGFKFGEGDLVVELAKKAAAKIGRSSELLHSGGGSDANVIAGFGVPTVNLAVGYEEIHTTNERMPIEELNKLAEMVIALIEEVAAQ; encoded by the coding sequence ATGATTAATCACGAACGTTTATTGAATGAGTTTTTAGAGCTTGTCCAAATTGACTCTGAAACAAAGTATGAAACTGAAATTGCACGTGTCCTAAAGAAAAAATTCGAGGACCTCGGCGTAGAGGTTTTCGAGGACGATACGACGGCGCAAACTGGCCACGGAGCCGGAAACCTGATCTGTACTTTACAAGGTACAAAAGAAGGAGTAGATACAATCTACTTTACTTCCCACATGGACACTGTCGTTCCTGCAAATGGCGTAAAGCCATCCATTAAAGATGGATATGTCGTAACTGATGGAACAACGATCCTTGGTGCTGATGATAAGACTGGGCTGGCTGTCATGCTTGAAACAGTGCGCGTTTTAAAGGAACAATCGATTCCGCATGGTACAATCCAGTTCATCATTACTGTTGGGGAAGAATCAGGCCTGGTTGGTGCTAAGGCATTGGATTCTTCACTGGTAAAAGCGAAATACGGATATGCGCTGGACAGTGACGGCAAAGTAGGGAACATTATTGTTGCAGCACCTACACAGGCAAAAGTAGCAGCTGTCATCCATGGTAAAACAGCTCATGCTGGTGTTGCCCCAGAAAAAGGTGTATCAGCCATTACAATTGCGGCAAAAGCAGTCGCAAGAATGCCGCTTGGCCGTATTGATGAGGAAACTACTGCGAATATCGGACGTTTCCAGGGCGGTACACAGACAAATATCGTCTGCGACCATGTAGAAATTCTTGCAGAAGCACGTTCTCTAATTCCTGAAAAAATGGAAGCGCAAGTGGCAAAAATGAAGGAAGCATTTGAATCAGCTGCACAGGAAATGGGCGGCAAGGCAGATGTCGATGTACAGGTCATGTACCCTGGCTTCAAATTTGGCGAAGGTGACCTTGTCGTTGAGCTTGCTAAAAAAGCAGCCGCCAAAATCGGCAGAAGCTCAGAACTGCTGCACAGCGGCGGCGGAAGCGATGCAAACGTCATTGCCGGCTTTGGCGTACCAACCGTCAACCTTGCTGTAGGATATGAAGAAATCCACACAACGAATGAAAGAATGCCAATCGAAGAGCTCAACAAGCTTGCCGAGATGGTCATCGCATTGATTGAAGAAGTAGCAGCACAATAA
- a CDS encoding acyl-CoA carboxylase subunit beta → MPDIYEKINELYDKRREIELGGGDERIEKQHEKGKLTARERIDLLVDPGSFVELNPFIQHRSTDFGLENQKGPGDGVVTGYGKVNGRPIYLFSQDFTVFGGALGEMHAKKIANVMDLAAKNGAPFVGLNDSGGARIQEGVVSLDGYGHIFYRNSIYSGVIPQISVIMGPCAGGAVYSPAITDFVFMVEKTSQMFITGPKVIETVTGEKISAEDLGGAIVHNTISGNAHFHGQSEEETLEQVRLLLSYLPQSYEEKPPRLEADAEDDYRPDLTDAIPFDAIRPYDVRKVIEQVVDADSFLEIQKDFAKNIVIGLARIKGEVVGLVCNQPKVMAGGLDIDSSDKASRFIRFCDSFNIPIITFEDVTGFFPGIKQEHGGIIRHGAKILYAYSEATVPKLTVILRKAYGGAYVALNSKSIGADLVFAWPNAEIAVMGPQGAANIIFAKEIQNSDNPEQTRQQKIDEYREKFANPYVAASQGMVDDVIDPRETRIKLIQSLEMLRTKKEDRPGKKHGNIPL, encoded by the coding sequence ATGCCAGACATCTATGAAAAAATCAATGAACTATACGATAAACGCAGGGAAATTGAACTGGGCGGTGGTGACGAAAGAATCGAAAAGCAGCATGAAAAAGGGAAGCTGACTGCTCGAGAACGAATCGATCTATTAGTTGATCCAGGCAGCTTTGTGGAGCTGAACCCATTCATCCAGCACCGCAGCACGGACTTTGGACTTGAGAACCAGAAAGGACCTGGGGATGGCGTTGTAACCGGTTACGGTAAGGTGAATGGCAGGCCGATTTACTTGTTTTCACAGGATTTCACCGTGTTTGGCGGAGCTTTGGGGGAAATGCATGCAAAGAAAATCGCCAATGTAATGGATCTGGCAGCTAAAAACGGTGCTCCATTCGTTGGTTTGAACGATTCCGGCGGAGCGAGAATCCAGGAGGGTGTCGTATCACTCGATGGATATGGGCATATTTTTTACCGCAACTCCATTTATTCCGGGGTAATCCCGCAAATTTCCGTAATCATGGGTCCGTGTGCCGGCGGGGCAGTTTACTCTCCAGCTATTACGGATTTTGTTTTCATGGTCGAAAAAACGAGCCAGATGTTCATCACCGGCCCTAAAGTAATTGAAACGGTGACAGGTGAGAAAATCTCTGCAGAGGACCTTGGCGGTGCGATTGTACATAACACGATCAGCGGCAATGCTCATTTCCATGGCCAGTCTGAAGAAGAAACACTAGAGCAGGTCAGACTTCTTTTAAGCTATCTGCCGCAAAGCTATGAAGAGAAGCCGCCGAGGTTAGAGGCGGATGCAGAAGATGACTACAGGCCAGATTTAACGGATGCCATTCCATTCGATGCAATAAGGCCATATGACGTGCGTAAAGTGATTGAGCAGGTAGTCGATGCCGACTCATTCCTGGAAATACAGAAGGACTTTGCGAAAAATATTGTCATTGGTCTGGCAAGAATTAAAGGGGAGGTCGTCGGTCTTGTCTGCAACCAGCCGAAGGTGATGGCAGGCGGGCTTGATATCGACTCTTCTGATAAAGCATCCCGTTTCATCAGATTCTGTGATTCTTTCAATATTCCAATCATCACTTTTGAAGATGTCACAGGATTCTTCCCAGGGATCAAGCAGGAGCACGGCGGCATCATCCGCCATGGCGCAAAGATTCTTTATGCTTATTCAGAAGCAACCGTTCCTAAGCTCACCGTGATTTTGCGAAAAGCTTACGGTGGCGCATATGTGGCCCTGAACAGTAAATCCATTGGGGCGGATTTGGTATTTGCATGGCCGAATGCTGAAATTGCCGTCATGGGACCACAGGGAGCTGCGAATATAATTTTTGCGAAGGAAATCCAGAACAGCGATAATCCTGAACAGACAAGGCAGCAGAAAATCGATGAGTATCGTGAAAAATTTGCGAATCCATATGTCGCGGCAAGCCAGGGAATGGTCGATGATGTCATCGATCCGCGAGAAACACGAATCAAACTAATTCAGTCACTGGAAATGCTCCGCACGAAAAAGGAAGACAGACCAGGCAAGAAGCACGGCAATATCCCGCTGTAG
- the mce gene encoding methylmalonyl-CoA epimerase, with product MIKKVDHIGIAVKSIEHALPFYTDVLKLPLLGIEEVDSEKVKVAFLKAGETKLELLEPLSEESAIAGFIEKRGEGIHHVALGVDSIQERINDMKENGIRMIQDVPKKGAGGAMVAFMHPKSTGSVLYELCEKNGEAE from the coding sequence ATGATTAAAAAGGTCGACCATATCGGCATTGCTGTCAAATCTATTGAGCATGCCCTCCCATTTTATACAGATGTGCTGAAGCTGCCATTATTGGGAATCGAGGAAGTAGACAGTGAGAAGGTCAAAGTGGCTTTCCTGAAAGCGGGAGAAACGAAGCTTGAGCTCCTTGAACCTTTATCTGAGGAAAGCGCCATTGCAGGCTTTATCGAAAAACGTGGGGAAGGCATCCACCATGTTGCCCTGGGTGTGGATTCGATCCAGGAAAGAATCAATGATATGAAGGAAAATGGAATCAGAATGATTCAGGATGTTCCTAAGAAAGGTGCAGGGGGAGCAATGGTCGCTTTCATGCATCCAAAATCGACAGGAAGCGTTCTATACGAACTTTGCGAGAAAAACGGGGAGGCTGAATAG
- the prli42 gene encoding stressosome-associated protein Prli42, producing MRKPNIRKVVVYIMLFTMLASTLLMGLSTFL from the coding sequence ATGCGTAAGCCAAATATCAGGAAGGTCGTAGTATACATCATGCTTTTTACTATGCTTGCTTCAACCCTTCTTATGGGATTATCAACATTCCTATAA
- a CDS encoding L,D-transpeptidase, with translation MPVFISVLLAAFIFSPIWPLGTNPLPGDPFVIVNKKTNEVALINENRVQTVVSAATGKSEELTPEGLFTVTVKAPDPYYRKKDIPGGDPNNPLGSRWIGFDADDTDGRTYGIHGTNDPSSIGKKISQGCIRLQNEAVESLYDYIPLGTKILITSTSKDFIELGKEYGAINE, from the coding sequence ATGCCAGTGTTTATTTCTGTACTTCTAGCAGCGTTCATATTTTCACCTATTTGGCCGCTTGGAACAAATCCGCTGCCTGGAGATCCATTTGTGATTGTGAATAAAAAGACGAATGAAGTCGCACTGATCAATGAGAACAGAGTCCAGACGGTGGTCAGCGCAGCAACTGGTAAATCAGAAGAACTGACACCTGAAGGTTTATTTACCGTCACTGTCAAAGCTCCCGATCCTTATTACCGTAAAAAGGATATTCCTGGCGGTGATCCCAACAATCCTCTTGGCAGCAGATGGATCGGGTTCGATGCAGATGATACGGATGGCCGAACATACGGAATCCATGGAACAAATGACCCCTCGAGCATCGGGAAGAAAATATCCCAGGGCTGCATCCGACTTCAAAATGAGGCAGTCGAATCATTGTACGATTACATACCATTAGGAACAAAGATACTAATTACTTCTACTTCTAAAGATTTTATAGAATTAGGTAAAGAATATGGAGCAATCAACGAATAA
- a CDS encoding amino acid ABC transporter ATP-binding protein, protein MIKVQNLHKSFGKLEVLKGISTTIENGEVVAIIGPSGSGKSTFLRCLNLLEQPTSGQIMIGSDDITDKKTNIMKVRENVGMVFQHFHLFPHMTVLQNITYAPIKVRGTGKAEADKHGLELLKKVGLSEKANEYPNRLSGGQKQRVAIARALGMNPEVMLFDEPTSALDPEMVKEVLEVMKSLAHTGMTMAIVTHEMGFAREVADRVLFLDGGVLVEDAPPAEFFSSPKSSRAKEFLEKML, encoded by the coding sequence GTGATTAAAGTACAAAACCTTCATAAATCATTTGGCAAGCTGGAAGTTTTAAAAGGAATATCAACCACAATCGAAAATGGTGAAGTTGTTGCCATCATCGGGCCATCAGGCTCAGGGAAATCGACTTTCCTCCGTTGCCTTAATTTACTTGAACAGCCGACAAGCGGCCAGATCATGATTGGCTCAGATGATATTACCGACAAGAAAACGAACATTATGAAAGTCCGTGAAAATGTAGGAATGGTGTTCCAGCACTTTCACCTTTTCCCGCATATGACCGTGCTGCAAAACATTACCTATGCACCGATAAAGGTTAGAGGGACGGGGAAGGCTGAAGCTGATAAACATGGACTGGAGCTTCTTAAAAAAGTAGGACTCTCTGAAAAGGCAAATGAATATCCGAACAGGCTGTCTGGAGGCCAGAAGCAGCGGGTAGCAATTGCCAGGGCCCTTGGAATGAACCCTGAAGTCATGCTGTTTGATGAACCAACTTCTGCATTGGATCCGGAAATGGTCAAAGAGGTGCTTGAGGTTATGAAGTCACTGGCCCATACCGGAATGACGATGGCGATTGTGACCCATGAAATGGGCTTTGCCCGTGAAGTCGCCGATCGAGTACTTTTCCTCGATGGCGGAGTATTAGTCGAAGATGCCCCGCCAGCAGAATTCTTCAGCAGCCCGAAGAGCAGCAGGGCAAAAGAGTTTCTTGAAAAAATGCTGTAA